In Gimesia benthica, a single window of DNA contains:
- a CDS encoding nucleotide-binding protein produces MSGVVRLSIIDPNEATRNELKNMLIGVDMVWLEAECSRYEFFTEVVSQTKPDIALISLDADPEMALNLIAQVTRDLPSCSVIVVSRSQEGSLILRAMRNGAKEFLGFPLVLEDFLSALNRIQISSGKSEGGEHKAPRSSQVITVAGVSGGVGCTSLAINLACCLASNEHNSVAVIDLDLALGDSDVWLDIIPDYTIQDVAENISRLDYSLLKRSLTKHNCGAFLLPRPVQMDMSTQINTDVLRRIIALLRATFTHLVIDVSKSYNSLDLAAMELSDSVLMVAQLDLPCLRNVVRLSQFFDNHDQIADKVKVVMNRLGLEDTQISINKALETIGREIFAQIPNDYATMVESRNNGVPLVMQAPKAKLTRSIMQLAAHVGGDSLTHDEDSAAKKKKSLFGFLNHSK; encoded by the coding sequence ATGAGTGGAGTAGTTCGACTATCAATTATTGATCCGAATGAGGCGACGCGCAATGAGCTGAAAAACATGCTGATTGGTGTCGATATGGTCTGGCTCGAGGCTGAGTGCAGTCGATATGAATTCTTTACTGAGGTGGTTTCACAGACCAAGCCGGACATAGCTCTGATTTCGCTCGACGCAGATCCGGAAATGGCCCTGAATCTGATTGCCCAGGTAACCCGGGACCTGCCCAGTTGCAGCGTAATTGTGGTCAGCAGATCCCAGGAAGGCAGCCTGATTCTGCGTGCCATGCGGAACGGGGCGAAAGAGTTCCTGGGCTTTCCGCTGGTGCTGGAAGACTTCCTCTCTGCGCTGAATCGCATCCAGATCTCTTCAGGGAAATCAGAGGGTGGCGAACATAAAGCGCCTCGTTCCAGCCAGGTCATTACCGTGGCTGGTGTGAGTGGCGGCGTGGGCTGTACTTCACTGGCCATCAATCTGGCCTGCTGTCTGGCGAGTAACGAACACAACAGCGTCGCGGTGATCGACCTGGATCTCGCATTGGGGGATTCTGATGTCTGGCTGGATATCATTCCCGATTACACGATTCAGGACGTGGCTGAGAACATTTCCCGGCTGGATTATTCGCTGCTGAAACGATCATTGACCAAACATAACTGTGGTGCGTTTCTGCTGCCGCGACCCGTGCAGATGGATATGTCCACACAAATCAATACGGACGTACTAAGGCGAATTATCGCCCTGTTGCGGGCTACATTCACCCATCTGGTGATTGATGTCAGCAAGAGCTATAACAGTCTCGACCTGGCAGCGATGGAACTTTCCGATTCTGTTTTAATGGTGGCACAGCTGGACCTGCCCTGCTTACGGAATGTGGTACGCCTTTCCCAGTTCTTTGACAACCATGATCAGATCGCTGATAAAGTGAAGGTGGTCATGAATCGTCTGGGGCTGGAAGATACACAGATCAGTATAAACAAAGCTCTGGAGACAATCGGCCGCGAGATTTTCGCGCAGATCCCCAACGATTACGCCACAATGGTTGAATCCCGCAATAACGGGGTTCCGTTGGTTATGCAGGCTCCCAAGGCCAAACTCACCCGCAGTATTATGCAGCTGGCTGCACACGTGGGTGGAGACAGCCTGACCCATGATGAAGACTCAGCCGCGAAGAAGAAAAAGAGTCTCTTTGGGTTCCTGAATCATTCCAAGTAG